In Pithys albifrons albifrons isolate INPA30051 chromosome 6, PitAlb_v1, whole genome shotgun sequence, a single genomic region encodes these proteins:
- the LYSET gene encoding lysosomal enzyme trafficking factor isoform X1 codes for MGCRAWRMMNFRQRMGWIGVGLYLLASAAAFYYVFEINETYNKLALEHIQQHPKEPQEGTTWTHSLKVRLLSLPFWLWTIIFLIPYLQMFLFLYSCTRADPKTVGYCIIPICLAVICNRHQTFVKASNQISRLQLIDT; via the exons ATGGG GTGCAGAGCATGGAGAATGATGAACTTCCGCCAGAGGATGGGCTGGATTGGAGTGGGGCTCTACTTGCTGGCAAGCGCTGCGGCTTTTTATTACGTCTTTGAAATCAACGAGACTTACAACAAACTGGCACTGGAGCACATTCAGCAGCACCCCAAGGAACCACAGGAAGGAACCACATGGACGCACTCCTTAAAAGTACGACTGCTATCCTTGCCTTTTTGGCTGTGGactataatatttttaataccaTACTTACAGATGTTCTTGTTTCTCTATTCCTGTACAAGAGCTGACCCCAAAACTGTTGGGTACTGCATCATTCCTATCTGCTTGGCTGTTATTTGCAATCGCCATCAAACATTTGTGAAGGCCTCTAATCAGATCAGTAGATTACAACTGATTGACACTTGA
- the LYSET gene encoding lysosomal enzyme trafficking factor isoform X2, giving the protein MMNFRQRMGWIGVGLYLLASAAAFYYVFEINETYNKLALEHIQQHPKEPQEGTTWTHSLKVRLLSLPFWLWTIIFLIPYLQMFLFLYSCTRADPKTVGYCIIPICLAVICNRHQTFVKASNQISRLQLIDT; this is encoded by the coding sequence ATGATGAACTTCCGCCAGAGGATGGGCTGGATTGGAGTGGGGCTCTACTTGCTGGCAAGCGCTGCGGCTTTTTATTACGTCTTTGAAATCAACGAGACTTACAACAAACTGGCACTGGAGCACATTCAGCAGCACCCCAAGGAACCACAGGAAGGAACCACATGGACGCACTCCTTAAAAGTACGACTGCTATCCTTGCCTTTTTGGCTGTGGactataatatttttaataccaTACTTACAGATGTTCTTGTTTCTCTATTCCTGTACAAGAGCTGACCCCAAAACTGTTGGGTACTGCATCATTCCTATCTGCTTGGCTGTTATTTGCAATCGCCATCAAACATTTGTGAAGGCCTCTAATCAGATCAGTAGATTACAACTGATTGACACTTGA